A genomic stretch from Mesoplodon densirostris isolate mMesDen1 chromosome 3, mMesDen1 primary haplotype, whole genome shotgun sequence includes:
- the NACC1 gene encoding nucleus accumbens-associated protein 1 translates to MAQTLQMEIPNFGNSILECLNEQRLQGLYCDVSVVVKGHAFKAHRAVLAASSSYFRDLFNSSRSAVVELPAAVQPQSFQQILSFCYTGRLSMNMGDQFLLMYTAGFLQIQEIMEKGTEFFLKVSSPSCDSQGLHAEEAPSSEPQSPVAQTSSWPACGTPLPLVSRVKTEQQESDSVQCTPVAKRLWDSSQKEAGGGSSGNGSRKMAKFSAPDLASNRPPQQAPVVAAAQPTGVAGAPGAGQPAGGVAAAAGGVVSGPSTSERTSPGTSSAYTSDSPGSYHEEDEEEDAGEEGTDEQYRQICNMYTMYSMMNVGQTAEKVEALPEQVAPESRNRIRVRQDLASLPAELINQIGNRCHPKLYDEGDPSEKLELVTGTNVYITRAQLMNCHVSAGTRHKVLLRRLLASFFDRNTLANSCGTGIRSSSNNPSRKPLDSRVLHAVKYYCQNFAPNFKESEMNAIAADMCTNARRVVRKSWIPKVKPLMAEGDAYTTFISYTGKIEPDMMGVEHGFETASHDGEAGPSAEEALQ, encoded by the exons ATGGCCCAGACCCTGCAGATGGAGATCCCGAACTTCGGCAACAGCATTCTGGAGTGCCTCAACGAGCAGCGGCTGCAGGGCCTGTACTGTGATGTCTCGGTGGTGGTCAAGGGCCATGCCTTCAAGGCCCACCGGGCCGTGCTGGCCGCCAGCAGCTCCTACTTCCGGGACCTGTTCAACAGCAGCCGGAGTGCGGTGGTGGAGCTGCCGGCGGCTGTGCAGCCCCAGTCCTTCCAGCAGATCCTCAGCTTCTGCTACACGGGCCGGCTGAGCATGAACATGGGCGACCAGTTCCTGCTCATGTACACAGCTGGCTTCCTGCAGATCCAGGAGATCATGGAGAAGGGCACAGAGTTCTTCCTCAAGGTGAGCTCCCCCAGCTGTGACTCCCAGGGCCTGCACGCCGAGGAGGCCCCCTCGTCCGAGCCCCAGAGCCCTGTGGCGCAGACGTCGAGCTGGCCGGCCTGCGGCACCCCACTGCCCCTCGTGTCTCGCGTCAAGACGGAGCAGCAGGAGTCGGACTCTGTGCAGTGCACGCCCGTGGCCAAGCGGCTGTGGGACAGCAGCCAGAAGGAGGCCGGTGGCGGCAGCAGTGGCAACGGCAGCCGCAAGATGGCCAAGTTCTCCGCGCCGGACCTGGCCTCCAACCGGCCGCCCCAGCAGGCCCCGGTGGTGGCGGCGGCACAGCCCACCGGAGTGGCGGGGGCGCCTGGGGCCGGGCAGCCGGCGGGGGGCGTGGCGGCAGCGGCAGGTGGAGTGGTGAGTGGGCCCAGCACGTCGGAGCGGACCAGCCCGGGCACCTCAAGCGCTTACACCAGCGACAGCCCTGGCTCTTACCAcgaggaggatgaggaggaggacgCGGGCGAGGAGGGCACAGACGAGCAGTACCGGCAGATCTGCAATATGTACACCATGTACAGCATGATGAACGTCGGCCAGACCG CCGAGAAGGTGGAGGCCCTCCCTGAGCAGGTGGCCCCTGAGTCCCGGAATCGCATCCGAGTGCGGCAAGACCTGGCGTCTCTCCCTGCTGAGCTCATCAACCAGATCGGCAACCGCTGCCACCCCAAGCTCTACGATGAGGGTGACCCCTCTGAGAAGCTGGAGCTGGTAACAG gcaccAACGTGTACATCACCAGGGCGCAGCTCATGAACTGCCATGTCAGCGCAGGCACGCGGCACAAGGTCCTGCTGCGGCGCCTCCTGGCCTCCTTCTTTGACCG GAACACGCTGGCCAACAGCTGTGGCACCGGCATCCGCTCTTCCAGTAACAACCCCAGCCGCAAACCGCTGGATAGTCGCGTCCTGCACGCTGTCAAGT ACTACTGCCAGAACTTTGCTCCCAACTTCAAGGAGAGCGAGATGAACGCCATCGCGGCCGACATGTGCACCAATGCCCGCCGCGTTGTGAGGAAGAGCTGGATCCCCAAGGTCAAGCCGCTTATGGCCGAGGGTGACGCCTACACCACCTTCATCAGCTACACGGGCAAGATAGAGCCGGACATGATGGGTGTGGAGCACGGCTTCGAGACGGCCAGCCATGACGGCGAGGCCGGCCCCTCGGCCGAGGAGGCCCTCCAGTAA
- the STX10 gene encoding syntaxin-10 isoform X1 — MSLEDPFFVVRGEVQKAVNTARGLYQRWCELLHEGAAVGREELDWTTNELRNGLRSIEWDLEDLEETIGIVEANPGKFKLPAGDLQERKVFVERMREAVQEMKDHMVSPAAIAFMERNNREMLTGKPATLKSSSDLLDASVVSTTSRYIEEQQATQQLIMDQQDQQLEMVSGSIQVLKHMSSRVGEELTEQGIMLDTFVHEMDHTQSRMDGVLRKMAKVSHMTSDRRQWCAIVVLLGVLLLVLILFFSL; from the exons ATGTCTCTCGAAGATCCGTTTTTTGTAGTCCGAGG CGAGGTGCAGAAGGCTGTGAACACGGCCCGCGGGCTTTACCAGCGGTGGTGCGAGCTTCTGCATGAGGGCGCGGCGGTCGGACGCGAGGAGCTGGACTGGACGACCAATGAGCTGCGGAATGGCCTGCGCAGCATCGAGTGGGACCTCGAGGACCTGGAGGAGACCATCG GCATAGTGGAAGCCAACCCAGGCAAGTTCAAGCTCCCAGCCGGAGACCTGCAGGAGAGAAAGGTGTTTGTGGAGAGGATGCGGGAAGCAGTCCAG GAAATGAAGGACCATATGGTCAGCCCCGCAGCCATAGCCTTCATGGAGAGGAATAATAGAGAG ATGCTGACAGGCAAGCCAGCCACCCTGAAGTCATCCAGCGACTTGCTGGACGCCAGTGTGGTCTCAACCACCTCTCGCTACATTGAAGAGCAGCAGGCCACCCAGCAG CTGATCATGGACCAGCAGGACCAACAGCTGGAAATGGTGTCTGGGAGTATCCAGGTTCTGAAACACATGTCCAGCCGCGTCGGGGAGGAGCTAACTGAGCAGGGCAT TATGCTGGACACCTTTGTTCATGAGATGGACCACACCCAGTCCCGGATGGATGGGGTCCTCAGGAAGATGGCCAAAGTATCCCACATGACCAGTG ACCGCCGACAGTGGTGTGCCATTGTGGTGCTGCTGGGGGTGCTTCTCCTGGTCCTCATCCTGTTCTTCTCTCTCTGA
- the STX10 gene encoding syntaxin-10 isoform X2: MSLEDPFFVVRGEVQKAVNTARGLYQRWCELLHEGAAVGREELDWTTNELRNGLRSIEWDLEDLEETIGIVEANPGKFKLPAGDLQERKVFVERMREAVQEMKDHMVSPAAIAFMERNNREMLTGKPATLKSSSDLLDASVVSTTSRYIEEQQATQQLIMDQQDQQLEMVSGSIQVLKHMSSRVGEELTEQVCWTPLFMRWTTPSPGWMGSSGRWPKYPT, encoded by the exons ATGTCTCTCGAAGATCCGTTTTTTGTAGTCCGAGG CGAGGTGCAGAAGGCTGTGAACACGGCCCGCGGGCTTTACCAGCGGTGGTGCGAGCTTCTGCATGAGGGCGCGGCGGTCGGACGCGAGGAGCTGGACTGGACGACCAATGAGCTGCGGAATGGCCTGCGCAGCATCGAGTGGGACCTCGAGGACCTGGAGGAGACCATCG GCATAGTGGAAGCCAACCCAGGCAAGTTCAAGCTCCCAGCCGGAGACCTGCAGGAGAGAAAGGTGTTTGTGGAGAGGATGCGGGAAGCAGTCCAG GAAATGAAGGACCATATGGTCAGCCCCGCAGCCATAGCCTTCATGGAGAGGAATAATAGAGAG ATGCTGACAGGCAAGCCAGCCACCCTGAAGTCATCCAGCGACTTGCTGGACGCCAGTGTGGTCTCAACCACCTCTCGCTACATTGAAGAGCAGCAGGCCACCCAGCAG CTGATCATGGACCAGCAGGACCAACAGCTGGAAATGGTGTCTGGGAGTATCCAGGTTCTGAAACACATGTCCAGCCGCGTCGGGGAGGAGCTAACTGAGCAGG TATGCTGGACACCTTTGTTCATGAGATGGACCACACCCAGTCCCGGATGGATGGGGTCCTCAGGAAGATGGCCAAAGTATCCCACATGA
- the IER2 gene encoding immediate early response gene 2 protein: MEVQKEAQRIMTLSVWKMYHSRMQRGGLRLHRSLQLSLVMRSARELYLSAKVEAQEPEVPLPPARSPDPCLHPSREAEAAAEVASCDGEQPSPEPMDTQEAPRTEETPARCDQRPAKVSRKRRSCSLSDVGDAALVPSKKARLEEEEEEEKASSDVLDRLQPPPAQAEGAFPNLARVLQRRFSGLLNCSPAAPPTAPPACEAKPACRRADNMLNVLVRAVVAF, translated from the coding sequence ATGGAAGTGCAGAAGGAGGCGCAACGCATCATGACCCTGTCGGTGTGGAAGATGTACCATTCGCGCATGCAGCGCGGTGGCCTGCGGCTGCACCGGAGTCTGCAGCTGTCGCTGGTCATGCGCAGCGCCCGGGAGCTCTACCTCTCGGCCAAGGTGGAAGCCCAGGAGCCCGAGGTGCCCTTGCCGCCCGCCCGCTCCCCTGACCCTTGCCTGCACCCGTCGCGGGAAGCGGAAGCCGCAGCAGAGGTAGCGTCCTGCGACGGTGAGCAGCCCTCTCCGGAACCCATGGACACGCAGGAGGCACCGAGGACGGAGGAGACCCCTGCCCGCTGTGACCAGCGCCCCGCCAAAGTCAGCCGCAAGCGGCGGAGCTGCAGCCTGAGCGACGTTGGGGACGCCGCACTGGTCCCGAGTAAGAAAGCCCGcctagaagaagaggaggaggaggaaaaggcctCTTCGGACGTCCTTGATCGTCTGCAGCCCCCTCCGGCGCAAGCGGAGGGCGCCTTCCCCAACCTGGCGCGTGTCCTGCAGAGGCGCTTCTCCGGCCTCCTGAACTGCAGCCCCGCCGCGCCCCCGACGGCGCCGCCGGCGTGCGAGGCGAAGCCGGCTTGCCGCCGGGCGGACAATATGCTGAACGTGCTGGTGCGGGCCGTGGTGGCCTTCTGA